The following coding sequences are from one Diadema setosum chromosome 9, eeDiaSeto1, whole genome shotgun sequence window:
- the LOC140232996 gene encoding tubulin beta chain yields the protein MREIVHIQAGQCGNQIGAKFWEVISDEHGIDPTGTYHGDSDLQLERINVYYNEATGGKYVPRAVLVDLEPGTMDSVRSGPFGQIFRPDNFVFGQSGAGNNWAKGHYTEGAELVDSVLDVVRKEAESCDCLQGFQLTHSLGGGTGSGMGTLLISKIREEYPDRIMNTFSVVPSPKVSDTVVEPYNATLSVHQLVENTDETYCIDNEALYDICFRTLKLTTPTYGDLNHLVSATMSGVTTCLRFPGQLNADLRKLAVNMVPFPRLHFFMPGFAPLTSRGSQQYRALTVPELTQQMFDAKNMMAACDPRHGRYLTVAAIFRGRMSMKEVDEQMLNVQNKNSSYFVEWIPNNVKTAVCDIPPRGLKMSATFIGNSTAIQELFKRISEQFTAMFRRKAFLHWYTGEGMDEMEFTEAESNMNDLVSEYQQYQDATAEEEGEFDEEEEGDEEAA from the exons ATGCGTGAAATCGTTCACATCCAAGCTGGACAGTGCGGTAACCAGATCGGTGCCAAG TTCTGGGAAGTTATCTCAGACGAGCATGGCATCGACCCCACCGGCACCTACCATGGCGACTCCGACCTGCAGCTGGAGAGGATCAATGTCTACTACAACGAGGCAACTGGAGGCAAATATGTGCCCCGTGCTGTTCTCGTCGATCTTGAGCCCGGCACAATGGACTCTGTGAGATCTGGACCATTTGGGCAGATCTTCAGACCAGACAACTTCGTCTTCGGGCAGAGTGGTGCTGGAAACAACTGGGCCAAGGGTCACTACACAGAAGGTGCTGAACTGGTAGATTCCGTCCTCGATGTTGTGCGCAAGGAAGCAGAGAGCTGTGACTGTCTTCAG GGCTTCCAGCTGACACATTCTCTTGGTGGTGGAACCGGCTCCGGCATGGGAACCCTCCTCATCAGCAAGATCCGTGAAGAGTACCCAGACCGCATCATGAACACATTCAGCGTTGTGCCATCACCCAAAGTATCAGACACTGTTGTTGAGCCATACAATGCTACTCTTTCTGTCCATCAGCTGGTTGAAAACACAGATGAGACCTACTGTATTGACAATGAAGCCCTGTACGACATCTGCTTCCGTACCCTCAAGCTGACCACCCCAACCTATGGCGATCTCAACCATCTTGTATCTGCCACCATGAGTGGTGTCACCACCTGCCTCAGGTTCCCTGGCCAGCTCAATGCTGATCTGCGTAAACTGGCTGTCAACATGGTTCCTTTCCCCCGTCTTCACTTCTTCATGCCTGGCTTTGCCCCACTGACCAGCCGTGGCAGCCAGCAGTACCGTGCCCTGACCGTTCCAGAGCTGACCCAGCAGATGTTCGATGCCAAGAACATGATGGCAGCCTGCGATCCCCGTCACGGCCGCTACCTCACCGTTGCTGCCATCTTCCGTGGCCGCATGTCCATGAAGGAGGTTGACGAGCAGATGCTCAATGTCCAGAACAAGAACAGCAGCTACTTCGTCGAATGGATCCCCAACAACGTCAAGACCGCAGTCTGTGACATCCCACCACGTGGTCTCAAGATGTCTGCCACTTTCATCGGCAACAGCACCGCCATCCAGGAGCTCTTCAAGCGCATCTCCGAGCAGTTCACCGCCATGTTCAGGCGAAAGGCTTTCCTCCACTGGTACACTGGTGAGGGCATGGACGAGATGGAGTTCACTGAGGCTGAGAGCAACATGAATGACTTGGTGTCTGAGTACCAGCAGTACCAGGATGCCACTGCTGAGGAGGAGGGAGAGTTtgatgaggaagaggaaggCGATGAGGAGGCTGCATAA
- the LOC140232997 gene encoding tubulin beta chain: MREIVHIQAGQCGNQIGAKFWEVISDEHGIDPTGTYHGDSDLQLERINVYYNEATGGKYVPRAVLVDLEPGTMDSVRSGPFGQIFRPDNFVFGQSGAGNNWAKGHYTEGAELVDSVLDVVRKEAESCDCLQGFQLTHSLGGGTGSGMGTLLISKIREEYPDRIMNTFSVVPSPKVSDTVVEPYNATLSVHQLVENTDETYCIDNEALYDICFRTLKLTTPTYGDLNHLVSATMSGVTTCLRFPGQLNADLRKLAVNMVPFPRLHFFMPGFAPLTSRGSQQYRALTVPELTQQMFDAKNMMAACDPRHGRYLTVAAIFRGRMSMKEVDEQMLNVQNKNSSYFVEWIPNNVKTAVCDIPPRGLKMSATFIGNSTAIQELFKRISEQFTAMFRRKAFLHWYTGEGMDEMEFTEAESNMNDLVSEYQQYQDATAEEEGEFDEEEEGDEEAA; encoded by the exons ATGCGTGAAATTGTGCACATCCAAGCTGGTCAGTGTGGTAACCAGATTGGTGCCAAG TTCTGGGAAGTCATTTCCGACGAGCATGGCATCGACCCCACTGGCACCTACCATGGCGACTCCGACCTGCAGCTGGAGAGGATCAATGTCTACTACAACGAGGCAACTGGAGGCAAATATGTGCCCCGTGCTGTTCTCGTCGATCTTGAGCCCGGCACAATGGACTCTGTGAGATCTGGACCATTTGGGCAGATCTTCAGACCAGACAACTTCGTCTTTGGGCAGAGTGGTGCTGGAAACAACTGGGCCAAGGGTCACTACACAGAAGGTGCTGAACTGGTAGATTCCGTCCTCGATGTTGTGCGCAAGGAAGCAGAGAGCTGTGACTGTCTTCAG GGCTTCCAGCTGACACATTCTCTTGGTGGTGGAACCGGCTCAGGCATGGGAACCCTCCTCATCAGCAAGATCCGTGAAGAGTACCCAGACCGCATCATGAACACATTCAGCGTTGTGCCATCACCCAAAGTATCAGACACTGTTGTTGAGCCATACAATGCTACTCTTTCTGTCCATCAGCTGGTTGAAAACACAGATGAGACCTACTGTATTGACAATGAAGCCCTTTACGACATCTGCTTCCGTACCCTCAAGCTGACCACCCCAACCTATGGCGATCTCAACCATCTTGTATCTGCCACCATGAGTGGTGTCACCACCTGCCTCAGGTTCCCTGGCCAGCTCAATGCTGATCTGCGTAAACTGGCTGTCAACATGGTTCCTTTCCCCCGTCTTCACTTCTTCATGCCTGGCTTTGCCCCACTGACCAGCCGTGGCAGCCAGCAGTACCGTGCCCTGACCGTCCCAGAGCTGACCCAGCAGATGTTCGATGCCAAGAACATGATGGCAGCCTGCGATCCCCGTCACGGCCGCTACCTCACCGTTGCTGCCATCTTCCGTGGCCGCATGTCCATGAAGGAGGTTGACGAGCAGATGCTCAACGTCCAGAACAAGAACAGCAGCTACTTCGTCGAATGGATCCCCAACAACGTCAAGACCGCAGTCTGTGACATCCCACCACGTGGCCTCAAGATGTCTGCCACTTTCATCGGCAACAGCACCGCCATCCAGGAGCTCTTCAAGCGCATCTCTGAGCAGTTCACCGCCATGTTCAGGCGAAAGGCTTTCCTCCACTGGTACACTGGTGAGGGCATGGACGAGATGGAGTTCACTGAGGCTGAGAGCAACATGAATGACTTGGTGTCTGAGTACCAGCAGTACCAGGATGCCACTGCTGAGGAGGAGGGAGAGtttgatgaggaggaggaaggtgATGAGGAGGCTGCTTAA
- the LOC140232896 gene encoding tubulin beta-4 chain-like, whose protein sequence is MREIVHIQAGQCGNQIGAKFWEVISDEHGIDTTGAYHGEQDLQLDKISVYYSEASGNKYVPRAILVDLEPGTMDSVRSGEFGLLFRPDNFVFGQSGAGNNWAKGHYTEGAELVDNVLDVLRKEAEDCDCLQGFQLTHSLGGGTGSGMGTLLISKIREEYPDRIMNTFSVVPSPKVSDTVVEPYNATLSVHQLVENTDETYCIDNEALYDICFRTLKLTTPTYGDLNHLVSATMSGVTTCLRFPGQLNADLRKLAVNMVPFPRLHFFMPGFAPLTSRGSKQYRALTVPELTQQMFDAKNMMAACDPRHGRYLTVAAIFRGRMSMKEVDEQMLNVQNKNSSYFVEWIPNNVKTAVCDIPPRGLKMSATFIGNSTAIQELFKRVSEQFTAMFRRKAFLHWYTGEGMDEMEFTEAESNMNDLVSEYQQYQDATAEEEGEFDEEEEEEDLA, encoded by the exons TTCTGGGAAGTCATATCGGACGAGCATGGCATTGACACTACGGGAGCCTACCATGGCGAACAAGACCTGCAGTTGGACAAGATCAGCGTCTATTACTCAGAGGCATCTG GTAACAAGTATGTTCCACGGGCGATCCTCGTTGACCTGGAGCCCGGGACAATGGACTCCGTCCGGTCAGGAGAGTTCGGCCTGCTCTTCCGACCGGACAATTTCGTCTTTGGCCAGAGCGGAGCAGGAAACAACTGGGCCAAGGGTCACTACACGGAGGGAGCTGAACTGGTCGACAATGTGCTCGACGTTCTCCGGAAGGAAGCGGAAGATTGTGATTGCCTGCAG GGTTTCCAGCTGACACATTCTCTTGGTGGTGGAACCGGCTCCGGCATGGGAACCCTCCTCATCAGCAAGATCCGTGAAGAGTACCCAGACCGCATCATGAACACATTCAGCGTTGTGCCATCACCCAAAGTATCAGACACTGTTGTTGAGCCATACAATGCTACTCTTTCTGTCCATCAGCTGGTTGAAAACACAGATGAGACCTACTGTATTGACAATGAAGCCCTGTACGACATCTGCTTCCGTACCCTCAAGCTGACCACCCCAACCTATGGCGATCTCAACCATCTCGTATCTGCCACCATGAGTGGTGTCACCACCTGCCTCAGGTTCCCTGGCCAGCTCAATGCTGATCTGCGTAAACTGGCTGTCAACATGGTTCCCTTCCCTCGTCTTCACTTTTTCATGCCTGGTTTTGCCCCGCTAACCAGCCGAGGAAGTAAGCAATACCGAGCCCTGACCGTCCCAGAGCTAACCCAGCAGATGTTCGATGCCAAGAACATGATGGCAGCCTGCGATCCCCGTCACGGCCGCTACCTCACCGTTGCTGCCATCTTCCGTGGCCGCATGTCCATGAAGGAGGTTGACGAGCAGATGCTCAACGTCCAGAACAAGAACAGCAGCTACTTCGTCGAATGGATCCCCAACAACGTCAAGACCGCAGTCTGTGACATCCCACCACGTGGTCTCAAGATGTCTGCCACTTTCATCGGCAACAGCACCGCTATCCAGGAGCTCTTCAAGCGAGTCTCGGAGCAGTTCACCGCCATGTTCAGGCGAAAGGCTTTCCTCCACTGGTACACTGGTGAGGGCATGGACGAGATGGAGTTCACTGAGGCTGAGAGCAACATGAATGACTTGGTGTCTGAGTACCAGCAGTACCAGGATGCCACTGCTGAGGAGGAGGGAGAGTTtgacgaggaggaggaagaagaagacttGGCCTGA